The Centroberyx gerrardi isolate f3 chromosome 7, fCenGer3.hap1.cur.20231027, whole genome shotgun sequence genome contains a region encoding:
- the fbxl19 gene encoding F-box/LRR-repeat protein 19 — MSGSKALGGGAGGGARRRRTRCRRCQACMRTECGECHFCKDMKKFGGPGRMKQSCLLRQCTAPVLPHTAVCFACGEAGKEDTVDSEDEKFSLSLMECTICNEIIHPSCLKMGKAEGIINDEIPNCWECPKCHKEGKTSKDQADGSGKRRLDNGEVGRWKLTDDPPPKKKAPPSLEDGGRTEGHKRKKEKELPQDSGPKKKMKGAHEKRLKKKPKQEASESNGPNSSGGGGGGGGGGQGSSSSSSSSSSQAGGGGGGGAGGTSSADQRSHHREKLERFKRMCQLLERLPESSSSSSSSSESDSESDSDDSSREPGGGGGGGSSPSSSSPAPPPPVVYGNSSGGRAERERSRTERERERERERRLAELGFSASEESEGEGGRGEEEDREREEEQGGGTADKARRRGAGEGGLQQRGRKGGLMDGEEEETQTTDRTRKNSSSLPPPSPLSSNQTPPSSGHSDGFTGKQRSNGQEARNGRTRGGGGGGREGGEKENASGVLSNHRHGGGGGGTKGSGSRGNKIRSNSKNSQTSAGSRNNNSLTLSSSSSSSSSIPTSNGGGGGPGGGGLLMSAMAASPRSQPSRLAPRSQMMKRSPPAVPSPPRPVQMERHLVRPPPACPEPSCLPLDSGSSHIMTRDVWLRVFQSLSQRELCVCMRVCRTWSRWCCDKRLWTQIDLSRQRSITPPMLSGIIRRQPVSLNLGYTNISKKQLMWLINRLQGLLELNVSGCPWSSVSALCQAVCPCLRLLDLSRVEELKDSHLRELLAPPPDTRTAHGETRGGRFQNVTELRLAGLDLTDASSRLLVRYVPHLAKLDLSQCASITDQTVHTLSSPISPLRESLTHINLAGCVKVTEQCVPLLRRCASLQTVDLRSCSLLSSETGQLLSFPPHASSSSSSSSSSSSSSSSTSNASSSSSSATTTTVAPSSSSSSSSSSCPPEDRTLLKNS; from the exons CCGGTGTTGCCCCACACGGCGGTGTGTTTTGCGTGCGGCGAGGCGGGGAAGGAGGACACGGTGGACTCAGAGGACGAGAAGTTCAGCCTCTCCCTCATGGAGTGTACCATCTGCAACGAAATCATCCACCCCAGCTGCCTCAag ATGGGTAAAGCAGAAGGCATCATCAACGATGAGATCCCGAACTGCTGGGAGTGTCCCAAGTGCCACAAGGAGGGCAAGACCAGTAAG gaccAGGCGGACGGTTCGGGGAAGCGGCGGCTGGACAACGGGGAGGTGGGCCGCTGGAAGCTGACGGACGACCCGCCGCCCAAGAAGAAAGCCCCGCCCTCCCTGGAGGACGGAGGGCGGACGGAGGGAcacaagaggaagaaggagaaggagctgcCGCAGGACAGCGGGCCCAAGAAGAAG ATGAAGGGCGCCCATGAAAAACGCCTCAAAAAG AAACCCAAGCAGGAGGCGTCAGAGTCTAACGGTCCCAACTCCTCAGgtggcggtggaggaggaggtggaggggggcagggctcctcgtcttcctcctcctcctcttcgtcccaggccggaggaggaggcggaggaggagcgggggggaCGTCGAGCGCCGACCAGCGCTCCCACCACCGAGAGAAACTGGAGCGCTTCAAGAGGATGTGCCAGCTGCTGGAGCGTCTCCCGGAGTCGtcgtcctccagctcctccagctccgaGTCCGACTCCGAGTCCGACTCGGACGACTCCTCGCGGGAgccggggggaggagggggaggaggctcCTCCCCTTCGTCCTCCTCCCCGGCCCCGCCTCCTCCCGTCGTCTACGGTAACAGCAGCGGGGGGCGGGCGGAGCGCGAGCGCAGCCGCAccgagcgggagagagagagggagagagagcggcggcTGGCTGAGCTGGGCTTCAGCGCCAGCGAGGAgtcggagggggaggggggcaggggggaggaggaggacagggagcgggaggaggagcagggaggaggcaCGGCGGACAAGGCCCGGCGGAGAGGAGCGGGAGAGGGGGGGCTGCAGCAGCGAGGCAGGAAGGGAGGGCTGAtggacggagaggaggaggagacgcagACGACAGACAGGACCAGGAAGaactcctcctccctgcccccgccctcccctctctcctccaatcAGACGCCTCCGTCCTCGGGCCACTCGGACGGCTTCACGGGGAAGCAGCGCAGCAACGGGCAGGAGGCGCGCAACGGACGGACTcggggaggcggaggaggagggagggagggcggggaGAAGGAGAACGCCAGCGGTGTGTTGTCCAATCACAGACACGGTGGGGGAGGAGGCGGGACCAAGGGCAGCGGGAGCCGCGGCAACAAGATCCGCAGCAACAGCAAGAACAGCCAGACGTCCGCCGGCTCCCGGAACAACAACAgcctcaccctctcctcctcctcctcctcttcctcgtccatCCCCACCTCCAACGGGGGCGGGGGCGGCCCGGGAGGGGGCGGGCTCCTGATGTCGGCCATGGCGGCCTCGCCCCGCTCCCAACCGTCCCGCCTCGCCCCGCGCTCGCAGATGATGAAGCGCAGCCCGCCCGCCGTGCCCTCGCCCCCCCGGCCCGTCCAGATGGAGAGACATTTGGTCCGTCCGCCGCCCGCCTGCCCCGAGCCCAGCTGCCTGCCGCTGGACTCGGGCTCCTCCCACATCATGACCCGGGACGTCTGGCTGCGGGTCTTCCAGTCCCTCAGCCAGAGGGAGCTGTGCGTCTGCATGAGAGTCTGTCGCACATGGAGCCGCTG gTGTTGTGACAAGCGGCTGTGGACTCAGATCGACCTGAGCCGGCAGCGCTCCATCACCCCCCCCATGCTGAGCGGCATCATCCGCCGGCAGCCCGTCTCCCTCAACCTGGGCTACACCAACATCTCCAAGAAGCAGCTGATGTGGCTCATCAACCGCCTGCAAG GTCTGTTGGAGTTGAATGTCTCAGGTTGTCCCTGGTCGTCGGTCTCGGCTCTATGTCAGGCCGTCTGTCCCTGTCTGCGGCTGCTGGACCTCAGCAGGGTGGAGGAGCTGAAAGACTCCCACCTGAGGGAGCTGCTGGCTCCGCCCCCCGACACCCGGACAG CCCACGGGGAAACCAGAGGCGGGCGGTTCCAGAACGTGACGGAGCTGCGATTGGCCGGCCTGGACCTGACGGACGCCTCGTCGCGCCTGCTGGTGCGCTACGTGCCGCACCTGGCCAAGCTGGACCTGAGCCAGTGTGCCAGCATCACCGACCAGACGGTTCACACACTCAGCTCGCCCATCTCCCCGCTGAGAGAGAGCCTCACACACATCAACCtggcag GCTGTGTTAAAGTGACGGAGCAGTGCGTGCCGCTGCTGCGCCGCTGCGCCTCCCTGCAGACGGTGGACCTGCGctcctgctccctcctctcctccgagACGGGACAGCTCCTCTCCTTCCCGCCCcacgcctcctcctcttcgtcctcctcctcctcatcttcctcgtcctcctcttccacctccaacgcctcctcctcctcctcctccgccaccaccaccacggtcgctccttcctcctcctcctcctcctcctcctcctcctgccctcccGAAGACAGAACACTGCTGAAGAACAGCTAA